From Primulina tabacum isolate GXHZ01 chromosome 2, ASM2559414v2, whole genome shotgun sequence, one genomic window encodes:
- the LOC142537636 gene encoding uncharacterized protein LOC142537636 — MTKEGANPDSSIISGTILISGKAAITLIDTGATHSFMSEIFLHTLNVVPSFEPLHYIILLPSGDELWPSSILKGCTVQVNEKIYFVDLIIIPMVAFDVTLGMDWLSSYRAVIDCLAKTVRFPTEDDDNGIFQSSGISLCTPYISCLKAQEMLSKGCQGFLAAVIDVNTEMTMKLNENEVARDFPDIFADDVPGLPPDREVEFLIDVVPEQVSFLGHIVSRDGIAVDPMKIEAIKQWPIPTTVSEVRSFLGLCGKVIAYACRQLKDYEKNYPTHDLELAALVFALKILRHYLYGEKCEVFTDHKSLKYLFSQKELNMRQRSSLIQKPLLLDLQRSEIAMVDKGTIARLSALVIRPTLSDRIRQEQPNDKQLMELRSKADEKGNTKFAMNTDDLLTWREAHTVPYSIHQGSTKMYQDLRRLYWWPGMKSDIAKSISECLTCQQVKIEHQRPAGTLQSLPIPQWKWEHITMDFVTGLPRTPKGYNSIWLIVDRLTKSSHFLPVKTTFTMNQYAEVYVAEIDRMKTAQTRQKSYADNRRRPLEFEVGDHVFIKIAPLKGVMRFRKKGKLSPRFIGPFEILDKIGERAYCLALPPDLDRVHNVFHVSMLRKYISNPSHVLRHEPLYLMPNLTYKEVPIQILDRKVKVLRNKEIDIIKILWRNQLVEEATWEPEEEMKQRYPELFAQ, encoded by the exons ATGACCAAAGAAGGCGCAAATCCTGATTCTTCTATTATATCAGGTACTATCTTAATTTCAGGCAAGGccgctattacattgattgacACTGGTGCTACGCATTCCTTTATGTCTGAAATTTTCTTGCACACTTTGAATGTTGTTCCATCTTTTGAACCCCTCCACTATATTATTTTGTTGCCATCGGGAGACGAATTATGGCCTTCCAGCATTCTTAAAGGTTGTACAGTGCAAGTAAATGAGAAAATCTATTTTGTTGATCTTATTATTATTCCCATGGTGGCGTTTGATGTTactttgggaatggactggctatcGTCATATCGTGCCGTTATTGATTGCTTGGCTAAGACGGTGCGATTTCCTACAGAAGATGATGATAACGGGATTTTCCAGAGTTCAGGTATTTCGCTTTGCACTCCTTATATTTCTTGTCTCAAAGCTCAGGAAATGTTATCTAAGGGGTGTCAGGGATTTTTAGCTGCTGTGATAGATGTGAATACCGagatgacaatgaaattgaatgAGAATGAGGTAGCTCGGGATTTTCCTGacatatttgcagatgatgtgcCTGGATTGCCACCTGACCGTGAAGTTGAATTTTTGATTGACGTGGTTCCAG agcaaGTATCATTTCTTGGCCATATCGTTTCGAGAGACGGCATTGCTGTGGATCCCATGAAGATTGAAGCGATTAAACAATGGCCTATTCCTACGACAGTCTCCGAGGTgcgtagttttcttggtttg TGTGGGAAAGTAATCGCTTATGCTTGTCGTCAGTTGAAGgattacgagaagaattatcccaccCACGATCTTGAGTTGGCTGCATTGGTCTTCGCATTGAAAATAttgaggcattatctgtatggcgagaaatgtgAAGTTTTCACAGACCATAAgagcttgaaatatctattcTCTCAGAAGGAactcaatatgcggcagaggag ttcattgattcagaagccgttgttATTGGATCTTCAGAGGAGCGAGATCGCTATGGTAGATAAAGGGACCATAGCTAGACTTTCAGCTTTAGTTATTCGACCTACGTTGTCAGATAGGATACGACAGGAGCAGCCTAATGATAAGCAATTGATGGAATTGCGATCCAAAGCCGATGAGAAAGGAAATACAAAGTTTGCAATGAACACTGATGATTTGTTAACGTGGAGAG AGGCTCATACCgtgccatactcgatacatcaaggtagcaccaagatgtatcaggatctccgACGTCtatactggtggccaggtatgaaaagtGATATTGCAAAGTCTATATCtgaatgtctaacatgtcagcaAGTAAAGATTgagcatcaaagacctgctGGAACTTTGCAATCCCTCCCAATACCtcagtggaagtgggagcacatcaccatggattttgtaacggGACTTCCAAGAACACCAAAGGGTTACAACTCCATCTGGTTGATTGTTGACAGGTTAACCAAGTCGTCTCATTTTCTTCCGGTCAAGACGACGTTTACAATGAACCAGTATGCTGAAGTCTATGTAGCTGAgatt gacagaatgaagacggcccaaaccagacagaaaagttatgccgaTAACCGAAGGAGGCCTTTGGAGTTTGAAGTTGGAGATCATGTTTTTATCAAAATTGCCCCTCTCAAAGGGGTAATGAGATTCAGGAAGAAAGGTAAGCTGAGCCCAAGATTTATCGGgccatttgaaattctggacaaGATAGGAGAAAGAGCATATTGTCTAGCTTTACCGCCGGACTTGGATAGAGTCCACAATGTATTTCACGTctcaatgctcaggaagtacATCTCGAACCCTTCCCATGTTCTCAGACATGAACCATTGTACCTGATGCCGAACTTGACTTATAAAGAAGTACCAATCCAGATTTTAGATCGCAAGGTTAAAGTACTGAGGAATAAGGAGATCGACATTATCAAGATTCTTTGGCGTAATCAGTTGGTTGAAGAAGcaacgtgggaaccagaggaggAAATGAAACAGCGATATCCTGAGTTATTCGCACAGTAA